In Brachypodium distachyon strain Bd21 chromosome 5, Brachypodium_distachyon_v3.0, whole genome shotgun sequence, the genomic window TACAGGATGGATTGTGTTAAAGTGGAGACTCTTGTCTCTGGAGAAATAGATTGTACTGATTTTGGAAGAAAGCTATTTGAAAACAAAGATAAACCTGCTATTATTAATGTCAACATTGGTAAGTTATACAATTATACTATACTCATTACTCCACTTGCAAAACTATGATCTGGCTGCCGTACTCAGCTGTTCTTTCATGTAGGAACAACTGTCAAGGGGGCAGTTGATGATCTTGACTTGGTTATTGAAACACTTGAAAAAACTGGGTTCCAGAATCGGTTTTATATACACTGTGACGGTGCTCTATTTGGGCTGATGATGCCATTTGTTAAGCTGGTAAGTGGTAATTGCATTCTGCCCTTTTCTTGTTCCCCTAACTCATATCAATTTCTCTTCTGAGAAACTATTTTATCCTGTGTTgatttatttcctttattaCCACTGTTCATTAGGCACCTAAGGTGTCCTTTAAGAAGCCCATTGGAAGTGTCAGCGTGTCTGGTCACAAGTTTGTTGGATGCCCCATGCCTTGTGGCGTCCAGATAACAAGGTTGAAGCACATAAACGCCCTTGCTAGCAATGTTGAGTATCTAGCTTCAAGAGATGCTACAATCATGGGAAGCAGGAATGGTCATGCTCCCATCTTCCTCTGGTACACCCTGAACAGGAAAGGTTATAGAGGCTTTcagaaggaagtgcagaagtGCTTGAGAAATGCACATTATCTGAAAGATCGTCTCAGGAATGCTGGAATCAGTGCGATGCTTAACGAGCTCAGTAGCACAGTAGTATTCGAGAGGCCAAAGGATGAGGAGTTTGTGCGACGGTGGCAGCTTGCTTGCGAGGGAAATATATCTCATGTTGTGGTAATGCCTAGTGTCACCATCAATAAGCTGGATAGTTTCTTAAATgagttggtggagaagcggGTAACCTGGTACCAGGAAGGAATATGCCAATCTCCTTGCATTGCAGGAGATGTAGGCCAGCACAACTGTCTATGTACTATGCATAAGGTGTGAGTTTGCCTAGGGATGCTCTCTTGTTCATCTGTGAGTTCAAATGTTGAATAGTTGAGTATTTACATTGTTTTATGTTGTATATTTCACCTTACAATCTTGCATCCTTTTTGTTCCTTTTAGTTGTCATGCAGTCAATTAAAATTAAGTCAATGAATCAAGTTTGTACCAACTCAATTCCTCGCTCTCTGTGTTTATGAGCCAGATTTTAGCACAGTAGCATGCATAACTTTATGTACTTTTGATGTGTCGTTATTGTCTTCGTCTATTCTTCAAATAAAGTTCTGTCGAAATGATATATGCAACCAAGTGACCGGTGCTGTGTCTGCCTACCATACCCATGAAagatcttgattttttttaaagaaaagcTCATCTACTTATTAATGAGACTTAATTTTCATCAAAACACAGAATTGCTGTCTATTCTTTTGCTGGCATGAGCTGATAATAAACACATGGTTAAAGTTAGAGTCGATTAACTGTGGATGatataatatttttcatttttcatgaGAAAGAATGGCACATAAAACTCCAAAGAATCTTGACATGTCCTCTGCACATATTATAGTAAAAGCTTAGCTATCTAAAGTGCAGTTATCCTATCCATAACTTGAAACGCCTTACATCCGTGTTCTGTAAAATTCTAGTGTAGGTGCATGCAACCAACTCTTGAATCTTGATATGCACCCTGATTTGAATGTGGTTCATGTCGGAATAATTACCGTACAGAGGATTGCCGGACAGCATGGCTGGAAGTTGAAGGAGATTAGGGTATTGAGAC contains:
- the LOC100846361 gene encoding serine decarboxylase 1; this encodes MAGSVSNGLAELGKRGLPEEAAAAAAEPLPEELEPEVAEGIREIVMGRNVHASCFAVKEPDADDEVTGEREATMAGVLARYRRCLIERTKHHLGYPYNLDFDYGALAQLQHFSINNLGDPFIESNYGVHSRQFEVGVLDWFARLWDLEKDEYWGYITNCGTEGNLHGILVGREVFPDGVLYASRESHYSVFKAARMYRMDCVKVETLVSGEIDCTDFGRKLFENKDKPAIINVNIGTTVKGAVDDLDLVIETLEKTGFQNRFYIHCDGALFGLMMPFVKLAPKVSFKKPIGSVSVSGHKFVGCPMPCGVQITRLKHINALASNVEYLASRDATIMGSRNGHAPIFLWYTLNRKGYRGFQKEVQKCLRNAHYLKDRLRNAGISAMLNELSSTVVFERPKDEEFVRRWQLACEGNISHVVVMPSVTINKLDSFLNELVEKRVTWYQEGICQSPCIAGDVGQHNCLCTMHKV